The genomic region TATTTTGCCTTAATCATCGCCATTGGGTATATTGCAATAAAATATGTGCTTGGTTTGCTTATGCCTTTTATTATTGGCTTTATAGCGGCTTTACTGTTAAAGCCGGTAATCAATTCTGTGTCCGAAAAATGGCATATCCATAAAAAAGTTGTCGCCGTTATCCTGATTCTGCTGTTCTATGGCGCGGCAGGCTTTTCCCTGTCCTGGATCGGCGTAAGGCTGATCATGGCGCTGAAAGATGGAATCGTCCAGCTTCCGGAAATGTATTCGACGAATATCGAACCCGCGATCTATGAGCTCTTTGAAAACGCGGAAAAACTCATAGAGAGGCTCGATCCCCTGATGGTTCAGGCAATTAAGGATATGGCGGTTTCATTATCGCAATCCGTGGGGTCGGTCGTTTCTAATATTTCCTCAAAAGCGATTGAATTCATATCATCTGCGGTATCTTTCATGCCCGGCCTGTTCTTATCAATTATCTTCGCAGTCATTTCATCCCTGTTTTTTGCTATGGATTACAGTAAAATTACAGGGTATATCGCAGGGCTGTTTCCGGTCAAAAATCGGAATCTATTAGTTGAAATAAAAAAATTTGCCACCGGCATCGGTTTAAAATACGTACAGGCTTATGCAATTTTAATATCCATAACATTTGCCGAGCTTGCTTTGGGGCTCTCTCTCTTGAGGGTGGACGGGGCGATCACCGTGGCCGCGCTGATCGCTGTCATCGACCTACTGCCCGTGCTTGGCACGGGCGGCGTTGTCATTCCGTGGATCATTATTGAACTGATAAAAGGCAACATGCCGTTTGCTTTCGGACTCGCAGCGCTATACCTTATCATAACCGTAGTCCGCAATATATTGGAGCCTAAGCTGATAGGAAAGAAAATCGGGCTGCATCCCCTTGTCATGCTGATATGCATGTATGTCGGATTAAAAGTCTTCGGATTTATCGGCCT from Dehalobacter sp. 12DCB1 harbors:
- the ytvI gene encoding sporulation integral membrane protein YtvI, with amino-acid sequence MIVEKRKNFIINVIYFALIIAIGYIAIKYVLGLLMPFIIGFIAALLLKPVINSVSEKWHIHKKVVAVILILLFYGAAGFSLSWIGVRLIMALKDGIVQLPEMYSTNIEPAIYELFENAEKLIERLDPLMVQAIKDMAVSLSQSVGSVVSNISSKAIEFISSAVSFMPGLFLSIIFAVISSLFFAMDYSKITGYIAGLFPVKNRNLLVEIKKFATGIGLKYVQAYAILISITFAELALGLSLLRVDGAITVAALIAVIDLLPVLGTGGVVIPWIIIELIKGNMPFAFGLAALYLIITVVRNILEPKLIGKKIGLHPLVMLICMYVGLKVFGFIGLFVLPVAVVIVRHLYDNDKIHFFGQYPH